CTGGAACTCGCGTGCGCGCGCCAACGCGCTGGGCGCGTCCAGCGCGATCTGGGTCTCGATGCCCTTGCGCGCCAGGCTGCGCTGCAGCGTGCGGGCATAGAGTTCGTCGTCGTCGACCAGCAGGCCTTTCATCCGGAACCTCGCGTCAGGGTGTCTCGTCGTGGCCTGCCACCGGCAGGCGGAATTGCACCTGCACGCCCTTGGGCGGCACGGCGCGCATGGTCATGCGTCCGCCCAGCCGCTCGATCGTGGCATGCGACAGGGCCAGGCCCACGCCCATGCCCTCGGGCTTGCTGGTGCGGAAGAGTTGTTCGGACTGGAACGGCAGCGCTTCGTGGAAGCCGTTGCCGTAATCGCGCACCGTGCCGACCAGTTCGTCGTCCTCGCAGCGCAGATCCAGGTCCACGCGCTGCGAACCGGCCTGCCGGCTGGCATCGGCCGCGTTGTTGAGCAGCGCCTGCAGCAGGTGGCCGGTGGAGGCATCGGTCGCCAGCCACGGCGGCAGGGCACCGGTGCGCTGCAGCTCCACCGTCGGACGGATCAGCTGCCAGCGCTGCACCACGTCGTCCAGGTCCACGCGCTGGCGCACGCCCATGTCGGCCGAGGCGGCGAGCGCCCGCACGCGGTCGCGGCACAGGTCGATCAGCTGGCGCATCGTGCCGGCGTCCTCGCGGATGTCCGGTTCGCTCGCATGCTCGCGGATGTCCTCGGTGAGCAGCGTCATCGTCGCGAGCGGCGTGTTGAGCTCGTGCGCCACGGCCGCGGCATGCGTAGCCAGCGCGACGATGCCTTCGTTGCGGGCGAAGCGCTCGCGCAGGCGCGCCAGTTCCTGTTCGCGCAGGCGTAGCGCGGCGACCAGGCGCGTGGAGAAGTACAGCACCACGCCGGCGGACAGCACGAAGTTCACCGCCATGCCCCACAGGTGCACGTTGAAATTGTTGCCGTGCAGGTGCGGCAGCGGGCGGCCGAACACCGCAGTCAGTACGTAGCCCAGCAGCGAGGCCACGCCCGTGGCCAGCACCCAGCGCAGCGGCAGCGCCAGCGAGGAGACCGCGATCAGCAGCAGGAACATGGAACTGAACGGATTGCCGATGCCGCCGCTCCAGGCCACCAGCCACGACAGCACGGCCACGTCGACCAGCATGTGGGCGAAGGCTTCGGCGGGGGTCTCTTCACCGGGGTGGCGGCTGCGCCAGGAGGCGTAGACGTTGAACAGCGCCAGCGCTGCGATGCCGCCCCACAGCGGCCAGCGGGGCAGGGCGATCCCCAGCGGCCCCAGGGCGACCAGCACCGTCACCGCCTGGCCCACGATCGCCACCCAGCGCAGGTTGCACAGGGTACGCAGGAACGACGGCGTGGTGGTCAGCAGGGTATTCGGCATCGGTACATGCTAGAGCAAGCGCGCGCGACGGGCCTGCGGCATGACGTCGCAGGGCGGCGGGGCGCCCACGCTACAATGGCGCCATGCACGACGCCGTCACCCGCCCCACGCCCCCCACCGACGCCGCGCCCTGGCCGCGCCGCATCACCCAGGCCGTCCAGATCGGCAACGCCGTCGTCGGCGGCGGCCGCCCGGTGGTGGTGCAGTCGATGACCAACACCGACACCGCCGACATCGCCGGCAGCGTGAAGCAGGTCGCCGAACTCTGGCGCGCCGGCTCGGAAATGGTCCGGCTGACCGTCAACAACCCCGAATCCGCCGCCGCCATCCCGCGCATCCGCGAGAAGCTCGAGATGATGGGCATCTCGGTGCCGCTGATCGGCGACTTCCACTACAACGGCCACCAGCTGCTCGCCGGCGAGCCGGCCTGCGCCGAAGCGCTGGCCAAGTACCGCATCAACCCGGGCAATGTCGGCTTCGGCAAGAAGCGGGACACCCAGTTCGCCCAGCTCATCGAGTTCGCGATCCGCTACGGCAAGCCGGTACGCATCGGCGCCAACTGGGGTTCGCTGGACCAGTCGCTGGCCGCGCAGCTGATGGACGAGAACCACACGCGGGAGACGCCGTGGGACGCGGGCCGCGTACTGCGCGAGGCGCTGATCCGCTCGGCGGTGGATTCGGCCGAACGTGCCGTCGAGATCGGCCTGCCGCGCGACCGCATCGTGCTGTCGGCCAAGGTCAGCGGCGTGCAGGAATTGATCGCGGTCTACCGCGACATGGCCAGCCGCACCGACTTCGCCCTGCACCTGGGGTTGACCGAGGCCGGCATCGGCAGCAAGGGCATCGTCGCCTCGAGCGCCGCATTGTCGGTGCTGCTGCAGGAAGGCATCGGCGACACCATCCGCATTTCGCTGACGCCCGAGCCCGGCCAGTCGCGCACGCAGGAAGTCATCGTCGCGCAGGAACTGCTGCAGACCACCGGTCTGCGCGCGTTCACGCCGATGGTCACCGCGTGTCCCGGCTGCGGTCGCACCACCTCCGAGTTCTTCCAGGAACTGGCGAAAGTCGTGCAGGAACACGTGCGCGGCAAGATGCCAGAGTGGAAGGTCACCCATCCCGGTGCGGAGACCATGACGCTGGCCGTGATGGGCTGCGTGGTGAACGGGCCGGGCGAATCGCGCCACGCCAACATCGGCATTTCCCTGCCGGGGACCGGCGAGGCCCCAGCGGCGCCGGTGTTCGTCGATGGCGAGAAGAAGGTGACGCTGCGCGGCGAGAATATCGCCCACGAGTTCGTCGCCCTGATCGACGAATACGTCGAGGCCAAGTACGCGCGTGTCACCGGCTGACAGGCTGGTCCAGGGCGGTCGCTTCATCGCCAGCCTGCTGCGCGAGCATGGCGGCCGCCTGGTCCTGTTGTTCCTGTGCGTGCTGGCGCCGCTGTGGCTGTTCGTCGAACTCGCCGACGAAGTCCACGAACTGGAAGTCTTCTATTTCGACGATCCGCTGCTGTGGCGCGCCCATGCGCTGGCAGGCCCGGCGCTGGACCGCTTCTTCATCTTCGTCTCCGCGATCGGCTACCAGTGGGGCGTGGTGCCCGTCGATATCGCGCTGACGATCGGCCTGCTGGTCGCACGGCGCTGGCGCGAAGCCACGTTCGCAGGCGTCTCCCTCGGCGGTTCGGCGCTGCTCAACATGGCGACGAAGCAGTTCTTCCAGCGGAACCGGCCCACGCTGTGGGAATCCATCGCGCCCGAACACACCTTCAGCTTCCCGAGCGGGCACGCGATGGGCTCGGCCACGCTGGCGATGGTCGTGCTGCTGCTGTGCTGGCACACCCGCGCCCGTTGGCCGGTCGCCGCGCTCGCCGCGCTGTTCGCGCTGACGGTCGGTGCCTCGCGCATCTACCTGGGCGTGCATTACCCGTCCGACATCCTCGGCGGCTGGACGGCCGGTATCGCCTGGGTGTCCGGCGTCTATCTGGTGCTGTACCGCATCCGCGAGCGGCCCTGGCAGGTCAGAGGCTAGAAGGCTGTGGGAGCGACGTGAGTCGCGATGGACGACCTGTAAAGCCTCGTCGCGACTTACGTCGCTCCCACACCTGTTTCCACGTGCGCCAGTTCTTCAGGGCGCGTACGCCCGCTCGCGTTCTTCCTGCAGCCGCTGCCGCAGATACTGGTCGCGGGTCAGGCCGGCGGGCACCGATGTCATCGCCATCACTTCGGCCACCACCTGCGCCTCACGCGTCTTGTAGGCCTGGAAGCGGGGATCGTTGGCCTGCTGCGCGGCGAAGGCCGCCATGCGCCGGTCGGCATGGTTGCGGTAACGGTCGGCGATGGCGGCGACCTCTTCCACTTGCCGCGCGGGATCGTCCACCGTCGCCTTCACCAGGGCGGTGCGCAGCAACAGCGCTTCGCCGGCGGACAGGCCGCCGGCCGCTTCATATGCGTCGATCTGGCGAGTCAGCGCATCGGCGCGCTCGCTACGCTCCACGGCACCCAGGGAGGCGGCACGTGCGAAGAAGTCCTTCGCGTCGGCTTCGAAGTGTTGCCGATCACGGTGCGCCTGGGCCTGTGGCGTCGCCTGCAACGACGCCAACGTAGGCGAGGTCGTGTCGAGGGCTGCGGAGGATGGCCGTGTCGCGTCCGACGACGCGCCCGCATCCCCGCGCGTCCACCAGAGCACGGCGGCGGCGAAGACCAGGCAGGGCACCAGCAGCGTCAGCACCTTCTTCATACACGGTTTCCTGGACACCGGGACCGTCGCAGGACGGTCCCGGGCGTGGACATCAACCCATCAACTGGTCGACCAGCCAGTACAGCAGGTTGAACGGCTTGGCCTTGTCGGCCTTGTCGTCCTGTTCGCTGGCATCGATCACCTTGCCCTGTCCGTCGAGCACGCTGTCGATGAAGTGCTTCAGTTCCAGGTTCTGCGCCTGCACGTCGGCGTTCTTGAAGTCGACGATGGTGGTGCAGTGGCTCTCGTTGAGCGCGCGGTATTGCGGGAAGTAGCCGCCTACGTTGTTCAAGCCGTTCAGACGGTCGCGCAAGCGTGCCGTGTCGGTGTTCCAGCGCGCATGGATGCGGGCTTCCTTCGTGGCCTGGTCCGGCGCATTGGCGATGTCCGGATAGAAGCGCTCGTACGAGTACGAGGAGTAGTTCAGGTCCTTCCAGAAATGCGTATGGCCGAGGCGGTCGTTCGCATACTTGCTGGACAGCGCCGGGTACAGGCTGCCGAGTTCATTGAGGTCGAACTGCGGCAGTCCGCTGGCGAGGTAGGGCAGCGGGCCATTCGGCTGATCCAGGCCCCAGGCGCTGCGGATGAGCGCCATCAGCGGTTGCGAGGGATAGTCGACCGGGTTGCCGTTCTTCGGGGTGGGGAAGATCGGGCCGGAATCGTCGATCAGGAAGCTGCGCGTGGGCGCCAGGTCGCGGCGCAACGGGTGGTAGCTGGTCAGGCTGCCGGCGCCGCCGGCGCTGCAGCCGGTGGACAGCATCTGGGTGGGCCGCGGCAGGTTGTCCTTCAGCCAGCTCACGACCGCACGCGTGTTGCGTGCGCCGTTGTGGTGCCACACCAGCGGCGCGGCCTGTCCTGTCGGGTCGTTGTAGACCGCGACGCGGTCGCCGCTGTAGATGTCGCCGGTGCAATAGGGCACGTAGACCATGTTCCAGCCCTGCGTCTTCACCGCATCGAACGGCGAGACGCGGGTGACGAACGGGCTGACCAGGCTCGCGCCGGGATTCAGCAGGCTCATGTAGTCGTCGGGGATGCCATTCGGGTTGCGTGCGCCGCGGATACCGCTCTGGCCGCTGCAACTGGCGTAGTCCCAGCAGGCACCGCCGCCTTCCATGTAGATGATGGTGTTGCGGGTGTCGGCCACGCGATTGACGAAGAACTTGAACGGCGAGCCGTCGCCGCAGACCGCACCGGTGGACGGCGCCAGTTGGATGGTCTGCCACGCGTCGTAGCGGCCGGGCTGGAATCCGTCGTTGAAGCCGGCGGGATTTGCCAGCAACGGGTAGGTACCGGTGCGTTGCGCGGGGGTGACCTTGTTGTCGGCCTTGGGCGGCGACACCAGGTTCACCAGGGTTTGCCAGAAGCTGTAATCGCCTTCCTCGGCCTTCAGGGGCGCCGCCACCATCAGGGTGAGGCCGGCGGTGGCCAGGACGAGGGACAGGCGGGCGGGTCGTACGGGTGCAACCATGATCGGATCCTCCGGCGAGAAGTCTGTGGACGTTCAACGGGATGGACTGCCTTGGCGTGCGGCACGCGTGGGGGCGGCGACCGTACAGCGGCGCATGGTCGGCCCGTACCGCGGCGAAGGGATTAAGCCGGCGTGAGGGGCGCGGCTTTGGCTGCCGCTGCCCCCTCGATTGGCCGGAATGCCCCCCTTCCGAAGCGCTCCGCGACCCCTGGGGGCCGCCCCGGATCATGCAGCGCAGCAGAGGTGACGCGCGGGCGGGTGGTACAGGCGTGCGCGATGCGGCCGGGCAACGGATCGTTGCAGGCCCACCGCTTGCCGGCGCTGCGCGCGGGGTCGAACATGCCGACGCACGCCGCGGGACGCAGCGTGGACCTCACGGGGATCGCAATGCAGGAACTGGTCGACCGATACGGCGTGCTGCTGGTGTTCGTCAACGTGCTGGCGTTGTCGCTCGGCTTGCCCGTGCCCGCGTTGCCCACGCTGATCCTGGTCGGCGCCGGACTGGCGCTGCAGGCCGATCCGCTGTGGCTGCCGCTGGCCGGCGTGCTCGGCGTGTCGGTGCTGGCCAGCCTGATCGGCGACAGCGTCTGGTTCTACGCGGGCCGCCGCTACGGCAACCGCACGCTGCAGTCGCTCTGCCGGCTGTCGCTGTCGCGCGACACGTGCATGAAGCGCACCGAGCGCTTCTACGGGCGTTTCGGGATCCGCATCCTGTCGGTGGCGAAGTTCATCCCCGGCCTGTCGATGGTCTCCGTGCCGCTGGCCGGCGCGATGCAGGCGCGCCTGCCCGGCTTCCTGCGTTACGACGGGCTGGGTGCCGCGTTGTGGGCCGCGCTGGGGCTGGGCCTGGGCGTGGTGTTCGCCCACCAGGTGGAGTCGGTGATCGAGGCGCTGTCGCAACTCGGCACCGGCGCGGTCGTCGTGATCGTTGCGGCGCTGGTGGCCTATGTCGGGTGGCGCTGGTGGCGCCGTCGCACGTTGCTGAAGTCGCTGGAAGCCTCTCGCATCGATGTCGCGGGCCTGGACGCACTGGTGCGCGCGGGCCAGCCGCCGGTGGTGTTCGACATCCGCGCGCCCGGCTTCCGCGATGTGGACCCGTACGTGATTCCCGGTGCGATCTTCGCGGACGAACGCCGTCTCGACGGCATCCTGGCCGCATATTCACGCGAAGGGAAGATCGTCATCTACTGCGCATGCCCGGACGAAGTATCGGCGGCCTGGATGGCGGCGCGCCTGCGCGAGGCGGGGTTCCGCGACGTGCTGCCGCTGCGCGGGGGCATCGATGCGTGGCGTGCGGCGGGCTACGGCGTGGACAGGCTCGGCGGCTGAGTCGGCCCGCGGGTCAGGGCTCGATGCAGACCCGGTTGCGGCCTTCGCTCTTGGCGCGGTACAGCGCGGCATCGGCCCCGGCCATCATCCGGCTGCAGGTATCGCGCTCCGGCGTCAGCGAGGCGATGCCGATGCTCACGGTGATGCGTTGCGCTTCGCCACCGGGCCGGAACACCACGGCTTCTACCGCTTCGCGCAGGCGTTCGGCGAAGCCGTAGGCGGCATCGGCGTCGCATTCGGGCAGCAGCACGGCGAATTCCTCGCCGCCGATGCGCGCGGCGGCATCGTCGTTGCGCACGTGCCGGCGCACCAGGCCCGCGATCTGCTTCAGTACATGGTCGCCGGAAATATGGCCGTAGCGGTCGTTGATCGGCTTGAACAGGTCCACGTCGATGATGCACATCGTCAGCGCGCGGTGGTGGCGCATGGCGCGCGCGATCTCCTTGTCCACGGTTTCGATGAAGTGCCGCCGGTTGTACATCTCCGTCAGCGCGTCGTGGGTGGCCAGCTGGTAGATCTCTTCGTGGTAGTGCGCTTCCACGCTGCTGTGGCTGATGAACTTGAGGACGCTCTCGCCCAGCGTCAGGTGGTCGCCGTCCACAAGCGCCGCTTCCTGCACCGCCGCATCGTTCAGGCGCGTGGTGTTGGTCGCGCCCAGGTCGCGGACACGGTAGGTGTCGCCATCGCGCCAGATCTCGCAGTGCAGGCGCGACACGCTGTTGTGCGGGATATGGAGGTCGGCTTCCTGCGAACGGCCGACGACCACCCGCTGGTCGCCGATGTCCGCCCGCCGGCCCAGGCCTTCGCCCTGGATCACCACCACGCAGGCGGAGCGGGGCGACAGCGGGCGAGGGCCGTCGCTGAGGACGGTCCGTAGCGTGGTATGCGGGTCGTGGGGGTCCCGGGACATGCGAGCGCAGAGGGCGGATGCGTCCGGAAGTGTACCGGATCGGCCGGCGGCGGCAGGCTCCGGTACCATGGCGTCGCCCACCGGGGATAGTGGCATGACATCGCAACCGTACGACGACCTCGCGCCCACCGAGCAACTGGCCACGCGCCTGCAGGACGCGCCCACCGCGCCCGACGGTACGCTCGCGCCCGGCGCGCGGCTGGGCCACTACCGCATCGAAGGCCTGCTTGGCCGCGGTGGCATGGGCGAGGTCTATCGCGCCGCGCAGCTGGAGCCGGTCCGCCGCGAGGTGGCGCTGAAGCTGCTGCGCGCGCAGAAACTCCAGGCCCGCCATCTGGCCCATTTCGAAGTCGAGCGGCAGGTGCTGGCGCAGATGCGCCACCCCGCGATCGCGCAGATCTACGACGCCGGCGCCACCGAAGAAGGCTTCCCGTTCTTCGCGATGGAGCTGATCGAGGGCAGCCCCATCACGCGCTACTGCCGTGAGCAGCGGCTGTCGCTGGACGAACGCGTCGCGCTGTTCATCCGCGTCTGCGAAGGCGTGCAGCACGCGCACCACAAGGGTGTGGTGCATCGCGACCTGAAGCCGGGCAACCTGCTGGTCGACACGCTCGACGGCCGTCCCGTGCCGAAGATCATCGACTTCGGCATCGCGATGGCGGCCTCGCTGGCCGGCGAAGCGGCGCTCGAGCGCGCAGGCACGCCCGAATACATGAGCCCGGAGCAGGCGCATGGCGACGCGCACCAGGTCGATACGCGCAGCGACGTCTACTCGCTCGGCGTGGTGCTGTACGAACTGATCGCCGGCGTGCGTCCCGATGCGGTAGGGGAAACCTGGGCCGCGGACACGCCTACGGCCGTGGCGCCCTCGTCGCGGCTGGCGTCGCTGCCGGCCGAGCAGGCGCGGCAGGTCGCTGACGAGCGCCGGCTGTCGACGGCCGGCATGCGCGAGCGCCTGCGCGGGGATCTGGACTGGATCGTCCTGAAGGCGATGCAGCACGACCGCGACGCGCGCTACGGATCGGTCGCGGCGCTCGCGGACGACCTGCAGCGCTATCTCGACGGCCGCGTGGTCGGCGCCGTGCCGCCGAGCCGTGGCTACGCGGCCCGCAAGTTCCTTCGCCGTCATCGGACCGCGACGGCGGCTGCTGCGGTCGTGCTGCTGGCGCTGTTCGCCGGGCTGGGCCTGTCGCTCTACGGCCTGCAGCAGGCGCGCGCGCAGCGCGCCGTGGCGGAGTCGCGCAGCGCGGAACTGGAGAAGGTCGCCGCCTTCCAGCAATCGATGCTGGAAGGCATCGACATCGAGACGATGGGCGTGGGTCTGTCGGAGGGGCTGGTGCGGCAGGTGGCCAGCGTGGATCCGGGTGCGTCGGTCGCGTTCGGCGCGACGCTGGCGAAAGCCAGCACCGGCGACCTGGCCCGCGACCTGGTGGATCGCCAACTGCTGGCC
This genomic stretch from Pseudoxanthomonas sp. CF385 harbors:
- a CDS encoding ATP-binding protein, whose product is MLTTTPSFLRTLCNLRWVAIVGQAVTVLVALGPLGIALPRWPLWGGIAALALFNVYASWRSRHPGEETPAEAFAHMLVDVAVLSWLVAWSGGIGNPFSSMFLLLIAVSSLALPLRWVLATGVASLLGYVLTAVFGRPLPHLHGNNFNVHLWGMAVNFVLSAGVVLYFSTRLVAALRLREQELARLRERFARNEGIVALATHAAAVAHELNTPLATMTLLTEDIREHASEPDIREDAGTMRQLIDLCRDRVRALAASADMGVRQRVDLDDVVQRWQLIRPTVELQRTGALPPWLATDASTGHLLQALLNNAADASRQAGSQRVDLDLRCEDDELVGTVRDYGNGFHEALPFQSEQLFRTSKPEGMGVGLALSHATIERLGGRMTMRAVPPKGVQVQFRLPVAGHDETP
- the ispG gene encoding flavodoxin-dependent (E)-4-hydroxy-3-methylbut-2-enyl-diphosphate synthase, with the protein product MHDAVTRPTPPTDAAPWPRRITQAVQIGNAVVGGGRPVVVQSMTNTDTADIAGSVKQVAELWRAGSEMVRLTVNNPESAAAIPRIREKLEMMGISVPLIGDFHYNGHQLLAGEPACAEALAKYRINPGNVGFGKKRDTQFAQLIEFAIRYGKPVRIGANWGSLDQSLAAQLMDENHTRETPWDAGRVLREALIRSAVDSAERAVEIGLPRDRIVLSAKVSGVQELIAVYRDMASRTDFALHLGLTEAGIGSKGIVASSAALSVLLQEGIGDTIRISLTPEPGQSRTQEVIVAQELLQTTGLRAFTPMVTACPGCGRTTSEFFQELAKVVQEHVRGKMPEWKVTHPGAETMTLAVMGCVVNGPGESRHANIGISLPGTGEAPAAPVFVDGEKKVTLRGENIAHEFVALIDEYVEAKYARVTG
- a CDS encoding phosphatase PAP2 family protein is translated as MVQGGRFIASLLREHGGRLVLLFLCVLAPLWLFVELADEVHELEVFYFDDPLLWRAHALAGPALDRFFIFVSAIGYQWGVVPVDIALTIGLLVARRWREATFAGVSLGGSALLNMATKQFFQRNRPTLWESIAPEHTFSFPSGHAMGSATLAMVVLLLCWHTRARWPVAALAALFALTVGASRIYLGVHYPSDILGGWTAGIAWVSGVYLVLYRIRERPWQVRG
- a CDS encoding pectin acetylesterase-family hydrolase, with the protein product MVAPVRPARLSLVLATAGLTLMVAAPLKAEEGDYSFWQTLVNLVSPPKADNKVTPAQRTGTYPLLANPAGFNDGFQPGRYDAWQTIQLAPSTGAVCGDGSPFKFFVNRVADTRNTIIYMEGGGACWDYASCSGQSGIRGARNPNGIPDDYMSLLNPGASLVSPFVTRVSPFDAVKTQGWNMVYVPYCTGDIYSGDRVAVYNDPTGQAAPLVWHHNGARNTRAVVSWLKDNLPRPTQMLSTGCSAGGAGSLTSYHPLRRDLAPTRSFLIDDSGPIFPTPKNGNPVDYPSQPLMALIRSAWGLDQPNGPLPYLASGLPQFDLNELGSLYPALSSKYANDRLGHTHFWKDLNYSSYSYERFYPDIANAPDQATKEARIHARWNTDTARLRDRLNGLNNVGGYFPQYRALNESHCTTIVDFKNADVQAQNLELKHFIDSVLDGQGKVIDASEQDDKADKAKPFNLLYWLVDQLMG
- a CDS encoding DedA family protein/thiosulfate sulfurtransferase GlpE, with amino-acid sequence MQELVDRYGVLLVFVNVLALSLGLPVPALPTLILVGAGLALQADPLWLPLAGVLGVSVLASLIGDSVWFYAGRRYGNRTLQSLCRLSLSRDTCMKRTERFYGRFGIRILSVAKFIPGLSMVSVPLAGAMQARLPGFLRYDGLGAALWAALGLGLGVVFAHQVESVIEALSQLGTGAVVVIVAALVAYVGWRWWRRRTLLKSLEASRIDVAGLDALVRAGQPPVVFDIRAPGFRDVDPYVIPGAIFADERRLDGILAAYSREGKIVIYCACPDEVSAAWMAARLREAGFRDVLPLRGGIDAWRAAGYGVDRLGG
- a CDS encoding GGDEF domain-containing protein, translated to MSRDPHDPHTTLRTVLSDGPRPLSPRSACVVVIQGEGLGRRADIGDQRVVVGRSQEADLHIPHNSVSRLHCEIWRDGDTYRVRDLGATNTTRLNDAAVQEAALVDGDHLTLGESVLKFISHSSVEAHYHEEIYQLATHDALTEMYNRRHFIETVDKEIARAMRHHRALTMCIIDVDLFKPINDRYGHISGDHVLKQIAGLVRRHVRNDDAAARIGGEEFAVLLPECDADAAYGFAERLREAVEAVVFRPGGEAQRITVSIGIASLTPERDTCSRMMAGADAALYRAKSEGRNRVCIEP